In Desulfuromonas acetoxidans DSM 684, a genomic segment contains:
- a CDS encoding SlyX family protein: MDDRINDLESRIAFQEHTIQELQDLIATHQKQLYDMEEAMKVMARRISQMSTASTGAGNSNDEERPPHY, translated from the coding sequence ATGGACGATCGTATCAATGATCTGGAAAGCCGTATCGCTTTTCAGGAACACACCATTCAGGAATTGCAGGATCTTATCGCGACACATCAGAAGCAACTCTACGATATGGAAGAGGCCATGAAGGTGATGGCACGACGCATCAGTCAGATGTCTACAGCGTCGACAGGGGCTGGAAACAGCAATGACGAAGAGCGTCCGCCTCATTATTGA
- a CDS encoding SIR2 family NAD-dependent protein deacylase yields MAQKSLQKAVDYLQQAEALVISTGAGMGVDSGLPDFRGDEGFWNAYPMYKNLGINFYDAANPIHFSRDPEFGWGFYGHRTNLYRETVPHNGFSLLQKWINTLGLDSFVVTSNVDGQFQKAGFDVERIVEVHGSIHHLQCQRPCRRDIWRNNEEIPVDFTTMRAQHLPHCPHCGEIARPNILMFGDFSWIGDRSAAQEKRFNEFLIRHNGKRLVIIEMGAGTAVPTIRHLTQTLAQKPNAIAIRINPREPQISAPNIGLSLGALEGLMAIDQELF; encoded by the coding sequence ATGGCACAAAAGAGCTTACAGAAAGCGGTCGACTATCTGCAGCAGGCGGAAGCGTTAGTAATCAGCACAGGTGCCGGCATGGGCGTGGATTCAGGCCTGCCTGATTTTCGTGGCGACGAAGGGTTCTGGAATGCCTATCCCATGTATAAAAACCTCGGCATCAACTTTTACGACGCTGCCAACCCTATCCACTTTTCCCGCGATCCGGAATTCGGCTGGGGATTCTACGGCCACCGTACCAATCTGTATCGTGAAACCGTACCCCATAACGGGTTTTCCCTGCTCCAAAAATGGATAAACACATTGGGACTGGACAGTTTTGTGGTCACATCCAATGTCGACGGTCAATTTCAAAAGGCGGGCTTTGACGTTGAACGGATTGTTGAGGTGCATGGTTCCATTCATCACCTGCAATGCCAGCGCCCCTGCCGTCGCGACATCTGGCGCAACAACGAGGAGATTCCCGTTGATTTTACCACCATGCGCGCCCAGCATCTGCCCCACTGTCCCCATTGCGGCGAGATTGCCCGACCCAATATTCTCATGTTCGGTGATTTTTCGTGGATAGGCGATCGTAGTGCCGCCCAGGAGAAACGCTTCAATGAGTTTCTCATCCGCCATAACGGCAAACGGCTGGTGATTATTGAAATGGGTGCCGGAACGGCAGTTCCGACCATTCGCCACTTAACTCAAACGTTAGCCCAGAAACCCAATGCAATAGCGATCCGCATCAATCCACGCGAGCCACAGATTTCCGCGCCAAACATCGGTCTTTCACTCGGCGCTCTGGAAGGACTGATGGCCATTGATCAGGAATTATTCTGA
- a CDS encoding YihY/virulence factor BrkB family protein, with amino-acid sequence MVLKASVEKWQKWLARDLWADDGKRGGYDIARVLAAALIGFRRHNCIQHAAALTFNTLLALIPLLAIMFALLKGLGVHNTIEPMLLKQLSVGSEEVVANIITYINNTNVGRLGSVGLVMLVFTVLALLSNIEKSFNDLWQVQETRSLFRRFADYFSVVTLGPLFVLAAVSMNTSIRSQHVVQWLLSKPVFGDALLLLFEVLPFFAIWAAFIFLYMFVPNTKVKLVSALVGGISAGSLWLLTQWAYINFQYGVGKYNAIYGTMAALPIFMIWLYVSWMITLLGVELCWAFQFRGHISRLLGKGSRDDEWEPMHVLELLLLIYNRFEQGRTPWPMEELLEAASMPKAQALLALERLKACDIVVVADDETQDALVVVPQKSAEIIDLELILEPGISQTLDREVSAVVGPLNRFYHDYLSGFNLPELIDKTSVNDSPQNNS; translated from the coding sequence GTGGTATTGAAAGCATCCGTGGAAAAATGGCAGAAGTGGCTGGCCAGAGATTTGTGGGCAGATGATGGCAAACGGGGTGGCTATGACATTGCCCGAGTGCTGGCAGCAGCACTGATCGGTTTTCGCCGCCACAATTGCATTCAACATGCGGCGGCATTGACCTTCAATACGTTACTGGCGCTGATTCCCCTGCTGGCCATCATGTTTGCCCTGCTTAAAGGGCTCGGTGTTCATAACACCATTGAACCGATGCTTCTCAAGCAACTCTCTGTCGGCTCTGAAGAAGTTGTTGCCAATATCATCACCTACATTAACAACACCAATGTCGGCCGCCTTGGATCCGTTGGTCTGGTGATGTTGGTGTTTACCGTTCTCGCACTTTTGTCCAACATCGAAAAATCATTCAATGATTTGTGGCAGGTGCAGGAAACCCGATCCCTGTTCCGCCGTTTCGCCGATTATTTCTCGGTCGTCACCCTCGGCCCATTGTTTGTTCTCGCCGCCGTGTCCATGAATACCTCGATTCGCAGCCAGCATGTGGTGCAATGGCTGTTGAGCAAGCCGGTGTTTGGTGATGCGCTGCTGTTGCTGTTTGAGGTGTTGCCTTTTTTTGCGATTTGGGCGGCGTTTATTTTTCTCTACATGTTTGTGCCCAATACCAAGGTCAAGTTGGTGTCCGCTCTGGTCGGTGGCATCAGTGCCGGTAGTCTGTGGTTGTTGACACAGTGGGCTTATATCAACTTCCAGTATGGCGTCGGCAAATACAATGCTATTTACGGCACTATGGCGGCGCTGCCGATTTTCATGATCTGGCTGTATGTGTCGTGGATGATCACCTTGCTGGGTGTAGAACTGTGCTGGGCGTTTCAGTTTCGTGGTCATATCAGTCGTCTGCTGGGCAAGGGGAGTCGCGATGACGAGTGGGAACCGATGCATGTGCTGGAGCTGTTGCTGTTGATTTATAATCGCTTCGAACAGGGGCGGACACCCTGGCCGATGGAGGAGCTGCTGGAAGCGGCTTCCATGCCGAAAGCCCAGGCGCTTCTGGCGCTGGAACGCCTCAAAGCCTGCGACATTGTGGTGGTGGCGGATGATGAAACACAAGATGCTCTGGTGGTGGTTCCACAGAAATCTGCAGAAATTATCGACCTGGAGCTGATCCTTGAACCTGGGATTTCTCAGACGCTTGATCGGGAGGTGAGTGCGGTTGTCGGCCCCCTTAACCGCTTCTATCATGATTATCTGAGTGGTTTTAACCTCCCGGAATTGATCGACAAGACATCAGTCAACGATTCGCCTCAGAATAATTCCTGA
- the rssA gene encoding patatin-like phospholipase RssA → MTKQEMPKIGLALGSGSARGWSHIGVIKALAEIGIEPDIISGCSIGSVVGAAYVSGRLEQFEEWVRSLTRMDVARFFELDFSLSGFIDIERLQGFFDDYVMDGQSQIESLDKTFAAVATDLENGREIWFTEGSIKEAIWASIALPGIFPPVRHQNRWLVDGGLVNPVPVSICRALGAEVVIAVNLNGDIVGKHFTRIDPDKQIETAVEENSLKANISKTLRDYSSALFPTKDKEDTPRPPGIFEALAGSINITQDRITRSRMAGDPPDFLLTPKLSKIGLLEFYRAEEAIHEGEACVLRQKEQFINYLNL, encoded by the coding sequence ATGACCAAACAAGAGATGCCCAAAATCGGACTCGCTCTTGGCAGTGGTTCGGCCCGTGGATGGAGCCATATCGGGGTGATCAAGGCCTTGGCCGAGATCGGCATTGAGCCGGATATTATCAGCGGTTGTTCCATTGGCAGTGTGGTCGGAGCCGCCTATGTCAGTGGTCGTCTTGAGCAATTTGAAGAGTGGGTGCGCTCGTTGACCCGCATGGATGTGGCGCGTTTTTTCGAGCTTGATTTTTCTCTGAGTGGTTTTATCGATATTGAGCGATTGCAGGGCTTTTTTGATGATTATGTGATGGATGGTCAATCGCAGATTGAATCGCTGGATAAAACCTTTGCCGCTGTGGCAACTGACCTGGAAAACGGCCGGGAAATCTGGTTTACCGAAGGTTCGATAAAAGAGGCGATCTGGGCCTCAATTGCCTTGCCGGGAATCTTTCCTCCGGTACGGCATCAGAATCGTTGGCTGGTGGATGGTGGTCTGGTCAATCCGGTTCCGGTGTCCATCTGCCGGGCGCTGGGCGCTGAAGTGGTGATCGCCGTTAACCTCAATGGTGATATTGTCGGCAAGCATTTCACCCGAATTGATCCGGATAAACAGATTGAAACTGCCGTGGAGGAGAATAGCCTCAAAGCCAATATCAGCAAGACATTGCGTGATTATTCTTCGGCGTTGTTTCCGACAAAAGATAAAGAGGATACTCCCAGACCACCGGGGATTTTCGAAGCCCTGGCCGGTTCCATCAATATCACCCAAGATCGCATTACCCGCAGTCGCATGGCCGGTGATCCGCCCGATTTCCTTTTGACCCCTAAATTGTCCAAAATCGGTTTGCTGGAATTTTATCGTGCCGAAGAAGCGATCCATGAAGGGGAAGCCTGCGTTCTGCGTCAGAAAGAACAGTTTATCAACTATCTCAACCTTTAG